gtgtGTGACTTGCattattgcaatattcacttaATTATGGTGGTTTGGAACTGAACtcgcaatatctctgaggtatgcctgaaTACCTATATTCTTATTACATTCTTAATTTTGTTGTACTAAAATAAAGATAGGAGTTGTgcttgctttggcagcacatatactaaaataaaGATAGGAGTTTATGCATTACTCACTAATAAAAGTCAGTTTCTCTGCTGGCATGGACAATAACAGAGTATTGCCAAAcaacgacgacgacgacgacaacaacaacaacaacaacaacaacaatggcaCCTCAcctgccaacaacaacaacaacaacaacaacaacaatggcaCCTCAcctgccaacaacaacaacaacaacaacaacaacaatggcaCCTCACCTGCCAAGCAGGGAAATTTTACACCAGGGATTTCCAATATGAAGCTCTACCTAAGCATAGAGTGTTTAGACCACTCAAGTGTCATAAGTTATACATCACCCTAACCTAGTTCACATAAATCCTAACCAATTATCAAACAATAATATGAAAAGTTTGatcaaaacattttcttctgaaaaagatGAGCCAAGTTTGAGGCCTCTTTGAGGTAGGGAGGAGAGTTTCTACAGTTAAAACACAACTCAAAATAGGAGGTTGGTGTGCCCAGTTTCCATTGCCTCATTCATCAAGAGAGTTTGTGTTTTGACTTTTGGAAGTCAGTTTTATTGCATGATgtaatggagaaaataatgaagatagCAAATTTTCTTTATGCTTATATTTTAACCACTGCTGCTTTATGGATATTTAAGAAGCTAACGCAAGAGAAGTagatttagtttattttaatttagttacaTGGCTAAATCCGggacatttttgaagaaatgtgtTGAAGTGTTCTTCAAATTATAGTCTTGGATCCTACTTGTTGGACCTCCAAAGGCCCCAGAAGGCTGCACACACTTTTCCTTGATGTTACATAGCGTAATGTAACATATGCTATGTAATGTAACATCCTCTATGTTACATATCAGTTTCTGTACATAGCTAACGCAACTAACATAACACAAAATCCTCCATGTCCATTATAAAAGTGACTGTtttggtggatcacgaggtcaggagatagagaccatcctagctaacacagtgaaaccccatctctactaaaaatacaaaaaattagctgggcatggtggttggtgcctgtagtcccagctgctctggagcctgaggcaggaaaatggcgtgaacctcggaggtggagcttgcagtgagccaagatcgcaccactgcactccagcctggatgacagagcgagactgtgtctcaaaaaaaaaaaaaaaaaaaaaaaaggtgttttgtATTCAGATTCAAACTTGACAAGTGAATTGAGAAGATGGTACCcaagactgttttttttcttttcttttcttttaaacaagagaaatttctCACAGTTTGGAGGTGGGGAAGTtaaagatcaaggtgccagcagatccGGTGTCTGGTGAAGGTATGCTTCCTGGTTTGCTGACTTCTGCTTGTATCCTCACTTGGCAAGAGAGCAGAGAGAGTGATCATCTCTCTCATGCTTCcacttataagggcactaatcccattcatgaaggttcCACCCTCAGGACCTAAGTATCTCCCaagggccccacctccaaataccatcacattggggatttaTTCTCCAACATATGAACATTgtgagggacacaaacatttagttcaTAGCAGCTCTCCTCTTCCAGTCCCATAAAGAGGAGGGCTTTGCCCTGCCAGACCAATTCATTTGTGATTTTGTGATTCCATCTCAGAAGGAAAGAGAGCTGGGGCAAAGAATCTGAAGCACACAAGGGTAGATCAAGTTTTGAAagagacataaaaacaaatactgtgtGTGCAAGAGAAGTGGATGAGAGAAAAACTGTTTAAGATATATTGTTTGCTATGTGTCTATTTCACAGTGTTCAGCTgtgagaaatttttttctttttttacacagagtcttgctctgtcacccaggctggagtgccatgatgtcatcatagctcactgcagcctcaatttcctgggctcaggtgatcctctcaccccagtctcaagagtatctgagactacagcagcgtgtcaccacatctggctaatttgtgtattttttgtagagattgggtttcacggtgttggccaggttggtcttgaactcctgggctcaagtgatcctctctccttgatcccccaaagtgctgggattacaggcataagctacagTGCCCAgcttgagaattttttaaaagtcattttgaaaTCGGGTTTCAGGTTCTTGCCAGTGTTTTTTGAATATGGTACTGCTCTAAGACTGGAAAATGTGGACCATAGATTTATAAATACTACACAAAATACTAATCCTAAACTATAGAAATTTCTGGACAAATTTTGAGTAATGTGGGTGGTTACCTAGCTATTTTATGAAACTGCAGAATTAAAGGTCTTTATGTGTAAAAATAACCTTATCagcttatgattttaaaataaaaacaccttcACACCTCCTAGAAGACTCCAAGGTGTAAATATCCTCTTTAAATGTACCAGTAAGTAGACTTAGTCCTAGaacagtgtaattttttttttctacaaataaagTTTATTGTACTGTTTGGGGGATGGTATATTTATTGctgctaaaaaattattttgaattgctAATAGGCTACAATAACAAACATcagtaataaaaattcaaaacattcatACAACTGAGCTGAAAACACGCTCCCAGGCCTAGTGGGCAGTAAGGAATCTGGCCAATATATGTATAACTTGAACATTCAGTTCTCAAGTAATTTACAACGTGTTTTAGccctcttttaaaaatcacaataaaaaggTAGGAATATCTTGTATTCCTCCCGCCAGTTGGACGTATGAAAGTGCTTTCCCAAAAACTAAGACCATGGTGCTAACTCAATATAAAAGGTTGACAAAaatgttccttcttttcttcagaaAGTTAATGTTCCCTCTCCATATTTGTATTTGCTCAAAGATGAAGGTTTCCATCTGGGAAGTCCTTGAGTAGAGTGGCTCAGAAATAGAAAGCCTGGACTCTCAAGGCTTCATTCCTTTAGCCAACATCCTTGGAACCTCTCCTTTGTGCAAAACACAGTGGCCGGTGCCAGGGCAGCACACAAGCGTCCACAGGAGGCAGTCCCTGCTGTGACCGGCCAGGGAAGGGCCCAACTAGGAGTGCCAACAACCGCCTAAAATACGGCAGGGCGGCTGCACGGTGAACGCGCGTGTAATTAACTACAGCAAGAAGGATGAGGATCTGTCCATAAATGCAAAGTCCCCCTTCCCGTCGAGTCCGTGCCCCCGGGTCTAGAGAGCTGGGTCTAGCACTCTCCATCCGGCCCTGAGGGTGTCAAGTGCAGCGTGGAGAGACCTGAGGGGGAAACAAAAGGCCGAGACAGCCGAAAGGACCCAGCCCGCGCGACCCCCCGAAGGCGCTGACGCACGTAGGGCGGCCGGGCGGGGGTTCCACAGGCCCTCAGCGCCGCTCTTTGCCGGGGAGGGAAGCCCGCGGTGCTACGGACCGCGCCGTCGCGGTCGAGGATCTGCGCCTGGCTCATGACAGGGCGAGGGTGTGTCGCCTCCGGTGCGGCTAGGCCCGGGGCTCAGGGGCGGCCTCGCGGCGAAGCCCCGCCCCCGGCACCGCCCCTCAGGCGCGCGAGCCGATCCCGCGCGGCGCCAACCCTTTCCCGGGTCATCGCCCCTCCCCTCTTCCGGGCCGCGAGCCCCCTGCGCGCCGCTTTGGGGCTGAGCTCGCTCGTGTGCGCGCTCGCCCGCCCGCCAGTCCTCTCAACGCGCGCTTGGCCGCCCGACGACGCGGGAGCCGCACGCGCCGGACGAGGCTCGCTGCGCTCCCTGTTGCCGAGCGCGGGCCCGTTGAGGCGGAGCCCTCAGTTCCCGGCCAGGACACGGTCTGGGCCGCCGAATCTCCGGCCGGAgagcggcggcggcagcggcggtgAGGAGACCGGGCCGGGGAAAGGCAGACATGGCGGGGCTGTGGGTATCGGGGGAGGGTGGTCCCGGCGCCCCTGCGGCCACGTCGAAGGCTCGCTGGCGGGCGGCGCACCggggacaggggaggggcaggggatggAACCAGGTTGCATGGGCTCCCGCTCGGCGCCAGAGCAGGGTTGCGGGCCGCGAGGGCGGCCCGCGAGGCTTTCCGCGGGACCCTCGGCGGGCGCCTGAGGAAAAAGACGCCGCCTCAAGGCTCCTGCCACGTTTCCACAGCGCGTTATCTTCCGCCTCCGGGTGGGCGACAGCCCCGCCGCTTCCCACCTTCTGCCCACCCCCTTCGCGTCGGTGGGTTTGCTGGAGCCCCGCTTGTTTGCTGGAGCGTCGCGCCTCCGGGAAGCCGGGTCCTCGAACCCTGGGCCCGCCGCCGGGGACAGCGGAGCCGCGGGCCGGCGGGGCGGGCGCACCCTGGCGAGGATGTTGTCGGGGAGGCTGGGCATTGGGCGCCAGGGCCCTTCCCCTTGAACTTGGGGAAAACCGGGATTGCAGAAGTTGGGCGCAGCTCAAGGCGGTTCTTTCAAGAGTGGGTGGAGATGTGTGATGCCTCCTCACCTACCTCTCTTAAAACCCCGGCGGGAGAGCCTAGCAGCAGCTTTCGATGGCTTCCAAAAGTCCAACTCCTGGCCCCTTGGAAAATTATCTCCCCTCTTCGTGGTTTGGAGCCGGCTTTGTGGCGCCGCCGAGGCCGGGCAGGGGCTCCTCTCCCCACGGGCCAGTCTTCTCGCGCCCTCCACCTTGGGAACGTGTATCAGGAGAAAAATGTGTTCCTAGAAACGTTTGCGATTAGCTTTTCGTTACAAGGGAGGGAAAAGTACAAAGTTATAAACTCCTGCGAGGCCGAGCTTCATTCCTTTTGGGTTTTATCCACGCAGCCGTGAGCAGAGGAGCCTTGTGGAACAAAGTAGAACTTGAGGAGCAGCCGCCGCGGTGACGAGGTCCCAGGATGACGTCACCGTGCGATATTTAAAATGGGAGCCTTTTGCTCTGAGTGTGGGTGGAGGACGCCTACTCACTCAAGACGCCTCAGGTCTTCTTGGCCCTGCTTGCCTCTGGTGGTTCTCTCCCTGACTGTAACTCTCCCGCTTTCACCTTTTGGTGCTCCTAGAATATTGGTGGGAGTGGGCTTCTTTTTCAGCTGTTCCAGCCATCATTTCTTCAAACGGGGAAAACAAAGTCCAAATGAGTCATCTTGTGTTACAACCAAAAGCAACCACTAAGTGGTTCTTTCCttcgtatttttttttatatgaagCAGAGCAAACAAAAATGCAGAACTCAGATATATGGCACATAGTTGGCAAATGTAATGAATGAGGAGAATGATCTAGTTAAAGATTCAGTAAATTTCTTTAGTGTGGTTCCTTGTTTGCTTTGCTGGAGTGGAGGCTAATGTAGTTCCATCAGCAAAACTTTCTTCCCAACCCGTATGTTAAATTGCCTTGGGGTTTCTTTTCCATCGTATGGTGGTGGAATATAAATGTAGCTTTATAAAGTGGAAATGGCTCACATTTTTCAGGAGGAGGCTGCACAGCAGTCGTGGTGAGCTGGGGTTATGGGGTTATGTGTACTTGCACACTCGTGTGTGGACCCATGCCCAGTGCCTGGTAGCTGGCTGTAGAAGGTGAATTTGTCATTCTAGGGTTCTGGAAGGAAGATCTGTGCCTTCCCCTCCAGGATCAGGCTATCTGTGGCTGCCAGCACACCTCTCAGATAACTGTAGAATTTATTTCACAGTGAGGTTCCTTGTTTGAATTTGCACTTGGAGTAAAGGAGTCACATTCTGAAGAGAGACTTGAGCAGTTTGAGAAAAGAAAGCTAACaatcagctttatttttttttgaaatgtgggAACACAGACTACTGCTAGGTTAGTCGTTTTTATGCTAAACATAGCAGAGGCTGTATGTCTTTAATACGTAATTGGCTCCCTAAAAAGGTGATGTTGCTTACTGAATGCAGCATCTTAATAACTCCAGGTTACAGCAGCCAGATGAATGAGCTCACTGAGTAGAGACAGAACATACATCAAAACAATCTTAGGACAAGGGTTTGCCTTTAAGGATAAATCAATGGTAAATCAGATATACCATTTTTAAAGTCCTTTGAGGCAATCCAAAATGTAGCTAAATCTCTgattatttttttagtttgtttttctgtgggtgACTTGAATTTCCATTTCTTAAATATGTCCTGATAGAGCCACTATTTTCTGTGTCTCTTAACTTCTGGATAAATGTGTCTCTCCCTGAAAGAGTACTTACGGAAAGTCAATGCTGAAATTTTTTATGTATAACACTTTTGAGGTTTAATTTATATACCAggcaattcacccatttaaaatgtatagttcagtggttttagtgtattcacaaagttgtacaacCATTACTATAGTGaaatttagtatatatttttatcaccCCACAAAGTAACTCTGTACTTATTAGCAATGCTCCTTTTCTCGTCATCCCACTTACCCCTAGgccactaatctgttttctgtctataTAGATTTgattattctggatatttcagaTCAATGGAATCGTACAATATGTGGTCATTTGTGACTGACTGCTTTCCCTTAGTTTGATGTATTCAAGGTGCATCCATGTTGCAGCTTATATTAGTactcattccttttaattgctgaataatattccattacatgTGTATACCGCAGTGTTTGTCCATTCTTTAGTTTGTAAACATAGtagattgtttttactttttagctattatgaatactgcTGTGGGCATTTCTGTATTCAAGGTTCACCCATATTGTAGCTTGTATTAGtactcattccttttcattgctgagtaatattccatacATGTGTGTACCACAGTATTTATCCATTCCTTAGTTGGTAGGCATATtgcttgttttcactttttagttATTATGAATACTGCTATGGGCATTTCTGTACAAGATTTTggtgtggacatgtgttttcatttctcttgggcaaataGTTAGAAGTAGAATTGACCGCgtcatatgataactctatgtttaacctttttaGGAACTGCCGAACTTTTCTGTTATAAAACGACTCTACAGTTCTAGATTTTAAAGTagactttttttatgttttaaagttcAAATCATTTCACAGAATGTTAAACTTAGATTATCGCAGCTAAATATTGACACACAGTAAAATCTGTGTTGTTGTATCATTTATTATAGTGCTTTTCTTTTACTGATAGATCTGGTTTTATTCTAGCCAACAGGAGTAATGTGCTCTGTTTATGGAACTTCTCCATGAAGCTAAGTTATAAGATTTTTAAGTAGTATTTTATAATAAGGCCTTTATGGCATAAAGATAAGTAGATTGTTCTCTACTCCAGATATAAGCCAAAGAAATACAAGATAAAAttggaaggaggagaaggggagagcTGTAAAGGAGGTATATCTTACAGAGCTTCATCTTCccagtttttttattttggttttttgagaaaacatgttttatctttgcagggaaaaaaaaatgaagaacgAAATTGCTGCCGTTGTCTTCTTTTTCACAAGGCTAGTTCGAAAACATGATAAGTTGAAAAAAGAGGCAGTTGAGAGGTTTGCTGAGAAATTGACCCTAATacttcaagaaaaatataaaaatcactggTATCCAGAAAAACCATCGAAAGGACAGGCCTACAGGTAAAGGATTAGATTGGATTAAGCAGAGGCTGATCAACCCCTGAGGTGGGTTCAAGGCCAGATGCACACCCTTCGGTGTGCAGACCATGTCTACAGGTGTTTCATCTGCAAGATATAGAACTCTGGggtgtttgtatattttctccttactcattttaaaacaagtatttgTTAGTGGAGTGGTGGAGTCCCATTGCCTGGACACAGGGGGCCAATGCTATGGGGTCATAGGAGTTAGTCTTTTGTGGTTATAGCCTGGCTCGCAACAGTGCATTTCTGTTTATCACATGTACTTAGGGATTTTCACAATTCTAGAGGACCCCTAATAACACATTAATGGGCATGGTAGGAGTTGAAAGAAGTGAATCTTGTATCTAAAAGTAAATTACATGATCTAtgctctttgaaaaaaaagttttatggaAAAAGGAAACTTAAGATTATTAAGACACCTGATACGTTGTTAATACAAGAATAatctcatttatatatttgtggTAGAAGCCAGTGTAACTATTTTCTAGATGAATGTAACTCACCTGTGATCCACGACTAGTAAATGCTGGCTCTGGGATTTGCTTTTTTGagggctttttttgtgtgtgtggtattgtttttgctctgtcacccagtctagagtgcattGGTAttaaccatagctcactgcagcctcaaactcctgggcttaagcagtcctactgcctcagactcccaagtagctaggattatagacattcgccaacacaccaggctaattgaaaaaaaaaaaaaaaaaattttttttgtagagatgggatctcgctatgttacccaggtgagtctcaaactcctggcctcacgcgatcgtctgcctttgcctcccagaatgttaggattacaggcgtgagtcaccatgcctggccagagttctgggatttgaactcaggtctacATGACCCCATATTTTCATGGGCTTTCTGCACACCGCAGTGCTACCACTGTTTTGGCACTGAGAAGGAAGATAATTCTCACTTGCAGCTGTCTTTTGTACTCTGCTTTATAAGGTACATTTATAGCTTAAAGTAAAGAAGAGCAGACTCCTATAAAACATGCCCTGGCATGCTCACTCTAGTATTTATGTGACTGCTCAGGAACCTCAGCTGAGAATGTTCTGCTAAACTCAGCTGTCAAACACTGTCCCATTTGTGGATGTGGCCACAAGAAATAAAAGTGGAGCAGTGACTATAGTGATAACTAcagaaattctcttttatttgtttatattgatGTCCCCAAAGTTTCCTACACAAATCAACACTTTGTGCTTTGATGTCAGAAGGACTTCCTTTCTGCCACTGAGCTCTTGCAAGTACAGGACTATTCAAGGAGTCTAGAAAGGAGGCAAACATATTTGCTAATTTCTCATGTACTGAAAATCAAGTGAGCTTGTGTTCTATTGCCAATAAGAGAatcaaaatagaatattttccttttcggccgggcgcggtggctcaagcctgtaatcccagcactttgggaagccgagacgggcggatcacgaggtcaggagatcgagaccatcctggctaacacggtgaaaccccgtctctactaaaaaaatacaaaaaactagccgggcgaggtggcgggcgcctgtagtcccagctactcgggaggctgaggcaggagaatggcgcaaacccgggaggcggagcttgcagtgagctgagatccggccactgcactccagcctgggcgacagagcgagactccatctcaaaaaaaaaaaaaaaaaaaaattttccttttcattttaaatccaAAGAGGTTTCCAGTAAATtggaaaatgtgaattaaaatagaaatgtgcATGCTGACACAGGCTCAAGTCATTTTTTATCTTATCACTtgattctcttaatttttttctgtgtattttcatttctgatagaGTGAACAGCTTTTGTAAGTTAGAACTGCTGAGGCTTTTTACTTCGATTTAATTGACATTGGATGAAGGCTTTTTGGAAGTGCCAAGCCACCATACTATTACTGAAAAAGGAGGCACTGTCAAGTAAATACTTAAAGGTCAAGCTGTACAATTTCATTTCCATTAATTCTAAAAACttgaggaaaaaaactgaaacaagatTAAATTGGCATGTGATCAGAATTATCATTACTGAGTCATTTTAAAGCTGTATTTGAagtagaaaactctaaagacttaATAGTGGGTTGTtactattataaaaatgaatggaatATAAGATTAACCAAGTTAGTGGAAACTTCAGTCCATAGACTAGGTGGGGACTCTTCAGTCCATAGAGTAGCTGGAGTGTTCTTTCTCTTACAAAATGTAAGTTGAAATTGTTTTGCTGCGATATAAATAAGATACTTATGGAGAGCATTTTGGCAATATTATCAAGATCTGTAAAAATAGTCATACCTTTTGAACAATAAGTCTCCTAAGAATCTATTCTAGAAGTATAATTAGAAATGCAGACAAACGTATGAATATGGATGTTTCTTACACTTTGTAATtgcaaaaattggaaagaactaAACTGTCAACATTAAgtaaatgagaatatttttacgcaacttttaaaattttgttttcgaAGAGTAGTTAATGGGTAAGTAGTATGTAGAGTGAAAAAAACAGTACAAAATATGTAAGGTATGCAGATTTTGTTGAAGCATAGTTTCTGTTTAagcatctatatttatatataatttgtaagcTTAGAGCCTGTTATCACCTTCATTGTAGATAAGAAAAACACATCTAAGATACATCTTTTTATCCTTAACCGCTTTTGGTCCCAGAGCACGTGGGATCTTTCGAATTACCCTATATAATATTAGAATCTATACCATAAGACCATGTTTTTAAAAGGACTAAGCAGTATTTTACatactagaaaataatttttctcacttCTCCTTTGTTATATAGTTAATGGTGATGCTAAGATAGGTACGTATAAACAGAGTTGAGTATTAGGGAAATAACTTGCTCTTTGGAGTCTAGTGGCCTTCATTTGAACCCTAGAttcatcacttactagctgtaaaTTTTGGGGAAGTTACTCaaactctctctgcctccctttttCTTTATGCTGAGGAAAAAAAGTAACTCACAGGATGATCATGAGAATTAAGAGTTAATACATGCAAAGCATTTAGGAAATTGTCCATTgcataatgaattttaaaaaagcgtttttattaatattatgtaGAAACACGTATTCCTAGTTATTCTAttgagaaatttcattttttaaatagaaattaaaaccaactaataatttaacttttacaaAAACTTTAAATAGCGCATGTAGTCTTTATATCATTATGTTTTACAGTATAATTACTATTTATCAATTAACTTGTATTTccgtgttttatagtttcaggtctgaGGAAGAGATACAGTGACTTAACTAAGCTCACCTGAGAAATACTAGGATTAGTGCTGAAATCCAAATTCTCTTGATTGATTCTTGATTGTAGGCAGTAAATACTTTTCCTTCATAGGCCCTATTTCCCTACTTAATCAGAATGCTTATTTAACATTCAACAGAAtgcatattttttgtatttactcTAAGCCACCTTGAAATATTCCATTAGGTAGGTGTGGTATAATAGGTTAAAAAAAGATGAGACAGAGGCTTTATTGGTTTAGAAATTTTCCTCACTTAATTTTGACAGCTATTTAAATAAAAGTCCTTGGGTAAATagaagttaaatgaaataagccaataaCATGTTAGGTATTTTAATCATTAGTATGTGATATGAATGAATCTGTGTCCTTCACTTATCCCGTATATAGAACAGTTATAGGTAAAGCAAGGGTGTCATCTTACCACTTTATTATCTGAGATATAAAAGCAAGTTAATGACAGATCAGAACTTGTCATAAGCATTTCCAAATATCATCTGAAACATTAGATGAGGCCTTTTGTTAGAGATTTTTTTGTATAGGAACTTGGCCTATAGAAACTGTTGTCTTCAGAGTTCTTAAATTTCATGCAACTTTCATACTCCTTGCTCATTTAATGTACATGGGTGGTCAAGTCTCTGGGTAGACTGAGGTAGACGCAGTACTAGTGATTTTCTTGGGCTCACATAGGTGCCATCTTTTTTTCAGGCTGCCTCTGTGTCTGTAGTTCACATTTATTATCTGTTTAGGATAGATATGCTCCTAGGTTCTCTACCAGggtattttttattactattttattagtCACCTTGGCAAATATGAATAGATGTTAACGGCGTTTAtgattaaattcatttaaatccATTAATATAACTCCACTTTGTTGTAGATGTATTCGTGTCAATAAATTTCAGAGAGTTGATCCTGATGTCCTGAAAGCCTGTGAAAACAGCTGCATCTTGTATAGTGACCTGGGCTTGCCAAAGGAGCTCACTCTCTGGGTGGACCCATGTGAGGTGTGCTGTCGGTGAGTTCTCAAGTTTGGACGCTGAACTGATGACCATGCTGGAACTAATTTTATGACATGCTGTCATGTACAACCTGCCTGTGTATCTTTATGGCCAGGAGCTGGTGGTTTAACTCTCTCAgatgtaaattttatgaaatacttttCTGGAGGTGATGTTGAAGGACTGGTTACATTCCTGCTTTACAGctgaaaaaagaaactgattaGGCAGGGGTTTTCTAGTAGTGCTTTGCCAAGAAGCTTATTATGGACCAAGAAGTAGACACCTTGATTCTGCGAGGTGTCTATTATCTTTAATTGGTGGTGCACTTGTCTGTTTATCTTCAAATTAAGAAGCTAATTCCAGATAATACTGGGTAACCacttttggtttgtttctgtttctgtttattctccctctctcctcttttctttggagtggagtttcactcttatggCTCAGGCTGGAGCTCAATGGTGCATTTTCGGctgtctgcaacctctgcctgctgggttcaagcgattctcctgcctcagccccccgagtagctggaat
Above is a genomic segment from Macaca thibetana thibetana isolate TM-01 chromosome 3, ASM2454274v1, whole genome shotgun sequence containing:
- the LOC126949624 gene encoding basic proline-rich protein-like — translated: MPSLPDNILARVRPPRRPAAPLSPAAGPGFEDPASRRRDAPANKRGSSKPTDAKGVGRRWEAAGLSPTRRRKITRCGNVAGALRRRLFPQAPAEGPAESLAGRPRGPQPCSGAEREPMQPGSIPCPSPVPGAPPASEPSTWPQGRRDHPPPIPTAPPCLPFPGPVSSPPLPPPLSGRRFGGPDRVLAGN